The sequence tgccCCCTGAGTACAATATTGAAATACCTGGTTTTGGCATCCCAAGATTTAGCAGAACTAAGTTTGTGATTATACAGTGATAACATTATTGAATATATTATAGGAAGaatttgatgatgatgatgaatggaATCCATGTAAAGCAGCAGGTGTCTGTTTGATGTTGATGGCCACGTGTTGCGAGGATGACATCATACAACATGTACTCCCATTTGTAAAAGACAATATACATCATGAAGACTGGAGATTTAGGGATGCATCTGTCATGGCTTTCGGTATGTTTCATCTGAAGATGATAAGTATTGTACCAAAGGCAGCGCACTGcttgaaatttgtaaaattgtCAGTAACTTGTTTTCTGCAATATAGTATTGGTCAGTACTTTTGATGATCATAACTTAGGTGAAAGAACCTTTTAGAAGAATGTGGTAAATATAAGCTATGTGGTTTTTTTTGAAGTAATAAATTAATGAGTAATTGCCAATGTTAATTGCTTGGAAGGATTTTAGGGGTACATTGAAATCATTAATTATAGGGGACTTGTTTTCGctgaaattgttgtagatttaaATCAAGAAATCGAACCTCGGCTATTGAAACAAAAATCCTGTTTAGATAAAATGTTTAGTATTACGCTTAAAAATTCAAATCCTGAAATATATGTCCCAACAGAGTAGCAATTTtggaattttaatgattttgcttttgctgaaattgttgtagatttaaACCAAGAAATCAAACCTCTACgactattaaaacaaaaatcccgTTTTgctaaaatgtttaatattacgCTTAAAATTTCAAATCCTGAAATATATGTCCCAACAGTGtagcaattttgaaattttaatgattttgctttgctgaaattgttgtagatttaaACCAAGAAATCAAACCTCTACgactattaaaacaaaaatcctGTTTTGCTAAAACGTTTAATATTACACTTAAAATTTCAAATCCTGAAATAGATGTCCCAACAGAAtagcaattttgaaattttaatgattttgcagtatttgAGAGATATCATTGGGGAAAAAATTGCCCTTGGCAAACACTAGTATATTATGCTGATGaatgttttatgtatattaaCTATCAATTTGCCATTCTGTTTTAGGTTCTATATTAGAGGGACCAGATCCAACAACATTAAAACAACTAGTTGATCAAGCTTTACCTATGTTGATAGAAAGTTTAAAAGATCCAAGTGTAATTGTTCGCGATACTGGTGCATGGACAATAGGACGCGTGTGTGAAATCTTGCCTGAAGCAGTGATAAATGAACAGTTTTTAAATCCATTATTACATGCCCTTGTGCAAGGATTAGAAACAGAACCCAGAGTGGCTAGCAATGTTTGCTGGGTAAGTAGGTGACTTGAAAATATTTATGGAAAGGAGCACTCAAGCCAGTAGAGATATTTGGCAGAAATTCAGCCCCATTCCTGTCtcaaaagtatgttttttcttatttttgacaaaaatcctcttcagaaaaataaatacatactctATCCAAAACAATATGTAACACATGAGAATATGTTTAAAACCCATTTTCTTTCatggtataatatatttatgaaaaacttaATTTGGTGGTATTTTCCTGTACTTATTAGCCCTGCACATTTCCCAAAACAGATGGAAAAAGGACATGTTTTTGCTGCATAATTAGATAATGTATTTTTAAGATGCCAGTATGCCACCATGCATGGATTTTGTATCTACTGTGTTTTTATCAACTTATGCACATATGTCAGTCTGACTTAATTTGAAATCTTGTGATGAAGCCAAATTTAATAGTCGAAAAGTTCATtgataaagttttgtatgttttcAGGCATTTTCCAGTTTAGCAGAAGCTGCCTTTGAGAATGCTGAACAACCAGAAGATGGGTCAGATCCTGCTACTTGctgtttatcatcatattttgaacaaattgtaCATAAGCTTATGCAAACCGCAGACAGGTGAGTTGTTGTATGATAACCTGAATCTTTTGGAAGATGGATTGTTAAGGGTTTATTGATTtcttaagttttatttaattttcactcTTACTTACTAAGCCAttagtgtatttatttatttatctatatgtTGTCCGTTTTGAGCCTTTTACATGGGAAGAATCGGTAGCAGTGCCTGATGGAAGAGGGATTGCTTTGTAAAAATTGTTCCCTGACTTTGGGGTTAGGTACAAATGTATCTTATAATCTAGCATTGTGATCATTTACTGAAATGTTCTCCATAAATTTAAATACAGCTTTAAGTGGCCTGTTAAAAAGGGGGATTTAGGATTTATGTTAACACATGGGGTCATGATGGGCATATTTTTCCACAACACACACATTTATAAAagtaatgttttgtttctgtatttagaAAGTAAGTGTATATTCCTGTTTCAGACCTGATGGCAACCAGAATAATTTAAGAAATGCAGCGTATGAGGCTATCATGGAAATGATGAAAAATAGTACAAAGGTAAAGAAGTTTATAGCTTgactattttgacatttttattatccccccgaagggaggcatattagttttcaactgtccgtccgttagtgcgtcacaacgttaactttttgcatgaaggcactttactcgtgacccactgcacccaggaccttcaagcttcacatgctgatagtacttattgagttcacggcccctattgactttggggtcaaagttcaaggtcaaggtgctgcgggggcatttgtcaccgttagtgacagctcttgttttcaaatatgagaGCTTTTGTTGTGACTTTTCAGTGTCTGTGTCTGCATCATCTAAGTTTTGCATTTAAGGAGGTTCCTGTAAAACCACTAATAAGtcaaatgcttttaaatttaaCACAATCCTTCAGCATAATGGGTTGACCACACAGGAAAAGTTACATaactgtttgttaaaattatgccccttttaaacttgaACATCTTTGTTGAAGTTCTGAAGGTTAGCAAGTTTCTCTGAAACTACTTTGCCAAATGCTTTCGGATCATACCTAGGTCTTTTTCATAAGATGACCTCACAGAGCAAGTAACATAACTCTTTGTCTTCTGTCAAAATTGTGCTCccatttgaaaatttaacaaaCGTTTTGAACGTTTTGCATGACAGCTTGCTTCCTAGAAACTACTtgatcaaatgttttcaaatactgCAAACATGTTCAGCATCGTGAGATAACCTCACTTGGCAGATTAAATATCTCTGGCATACATTTTGGCAAAGTTATATCACTTCTGACTGAGAAATGTTGGTGAAAGATTTGCAAGTAAGCAGGTATTGAATGCTCTCAAACTCTTCAGCATCACAAAATGGGCATTCTTAGCCAGGTTCCATATCTCTTGATTTGCAGTTCAGAAAATAATGCTATGTCTGCTAGCTCTGTATTCAGACTACCAGTTAAGCGTCTTGAGTTTTCTGGCAAATAATGTGATATCTAAGaaaatgagaaaaacattatgaAATGTTTCTCTGAATTTTCAAAGAAAGGAAGTATTTAACTTTGAGTAATAGAATATATGTTTGTGCTAGCTTAACTAAAATCTGCATTAAATGCCTTGtcattcttttaaaaatgtaagcATGTAAACATCAGTAAATAGTTTTAATGACTGATTATTAGGACCTCCTTGATCaaactggcttatggaaggttgttggttctaaccgttctacacaggtgcctgcAGGTGCCTGAAAGAAAGTTGCTgggacaccttgggtcttcctccaccgtgaAAAGCTGGAAGGTTGCAATAATTGTGAAGTTGTGATGCAAGTCTGGGCAATAAATAAATACCAAAGCACCTTATAATGAAAAAATTCAATAAgacttaaattgtttatttattgaaataatttgtcctaaaattaaagtaaatgttGATCCTGAAGCAGAATAATGAAATTCATTTGTTGTCTTTGTCTATAATACTCTGCATctgattgttattttttttccaggATTGTTATCAGATAGTTTTACGAACACTTGTGTTAGTCCTAGAAAAATTAGAAAGAGTTCTTCAGATGGAGGTAATTAATATATGGTAGACAATAATTTCTTGAAGTTTTCGGTTTATTGCATAATATAGCTTACAGTCTTCacaaatggaattttaaatgatttatatagCCGCAGTTTTATTTCGGTTAAAAGTAATTAGCTTGAAGGAAGATGTTATAATTTTTATTGCTTTGAAATTGCCTGATCAtttagttttgaaacttttttaagcGTGCTTTTTCTTCCATATATATGAAGGATGTAAATTAGTTTGATGAAGAAACATTATTGGTTAACGTTATATCCTGGATTTATTGCGTTTAATTTGTTGTTACTTTTGTTCCTGATCTCTATGGCAGAGTGTTTAAGGTCAAATCAGTTGCCCCTTAATGCTGTGGGTTCAAACTTCGAAAATAATAGAATTATTTCTTTTGAGGATGCCATCAAGCTAGCTTATGGGAAGTCTGTGTATTAACACTTGTACCAGAATTAATGCTCAGGGGGAGCACTTTGGGTCTTCTGTCAGTTGGAAAGTTACAGAATAGATTAACTGAGCGATATCAATGTAACTTgcacaataaataaacaaaatatagtaAATCATACATGTAGTTGTTTTTCTTTGCAGAATGATATACAAATGTCTTCAGATAGATCACAATACAACGATTTGACATCCCTTTTATGTGCCACTTTACAGGTCAGTAAGCTTACCTGTTTCTGAAAAGCCTTTTGATTTTTACAAACAAGAGCACAATTTTGGTGTAAAGAAATGCATGAATTGATAAAATTTACTGTCAAGAAAATAATcggttttcaaaatactttaattGTAAATGTGTAAAAATTGATTAGAACACAAAAGGACTTGACACATCTGTTTTATGTATGAATATACTTGATGGTGATGTCAGCAGTTTAAATCTGCAAAGTGCTGATTAATTGAAATCTAAATGCTTGCTATGAATGAAAAAATTATTTACTTCGAAAAATGAACTTGATTAATTTGCTTGTGTTTGACAGAGTGTATTAAGAAAAGTTACATCAGATGATGCACCACAGATCTCTGACCAGATCATGAGCACATTGTTACGCATGTTCCAGTCATCTACTGGAAAATCCGGAGGTGTTCAGGAAGATGCTTTGTTAGCAGTTTCCACTCTTACTGAAGGTGATTAACTActgatgtttttttcttcagttgAAAAATGTAGCTTTTATTACACAACTTTAGTACACACCAAgggattttaaattatttacatcatttaatgtatttgttcAAATTTATGATGAAAAGCAATGGTTACTGTTGGTAGTTTCAGTTCAGTAGGGTTAATCATcatacatatttatttcaaaagaaatttgaTGTTgagaatatatatgataaaatgaaGACATTATGTTGTAGACCTGCAAATTGTTATTTATCATCATGGTATACAGTTTTAATAGCGAATTGTAGTCCATCTTATTTACTTACCAGATATTTTGCCTAATATGGACTTTAGTCAAGATATGTAATTAAAACTGCTGAAATGTAATTATAACTGTGTTGAAGAAATCTGCAGGTTTAAGCAGCATACAGATAAAGAAACCTGTTACATAAAAGTATTATCATACGTTTGACatataaagccattacataatgttggtattacactagtgtaataaagctttgatattGACGTTGTTTTAGGTATAGGAGACATTGGTCGAATTGACTTGATGTATAGAAAGGAGAAACTTTGATGTTTCAACTGAAAGAAGtcttacatgtaataaaaagaacattacatttgtgtcttttcacattgaatttgttaaacgtgtttaataaaattaatagaaGTTAATGCTCGACagagcttttattattttattcaacttgttaaacaaattcaagatgaaaaaattcttaagtaatatcctctatttatataCTTACAGTTTTAAGTGAGAACTTCTTGAAGTACATGGATGCCTTCAAACCATTCCTGTTCCTGGCCCTCAAGAATCATGCAGAGTACCAGGTATTCATAAATCTTGGCAATTTCTGCTTAGTTCTTACATTTGTATACTGTATAAGTAGAAATTTTcgtgagggtttaatttttgctatatttgcaAGGCCCTACATGTTGCGAAAACTCATCCTTGTGTAAATATTCTCTCGtattataattcaaattcaagtatgataccatttttacaatttcgtgaaTATTAAACCCAGTAAACATACTCAGTAtttcaaatttgtgaaattttgacctagtgaaaatatatgcttttacagtatatgaataaaatgcatttaatttgcAAATTTCATTGCATTAAGCTGTGCATTTATAGATCAGTACAATTACCATGAACTTAAAACTTggaaatgatgtaatttataacCAAGTCAGAGTGATTTCAAATTAAGCGAAAATTGATATTGAAGCATGTCTGTAAGGACATTGCCATTTAATATGAAACTAAACTTACTCAATAAGTTCATCGCCTGACATGGTGTATTGAAtcgaaaataaatacaaaagagaCTGGACTGTTCGATTTATTTCAGGTGTGTATAGCTGCTGTTGGGTTAGTTGGTGATTTGAGTCGTGCACTCGGTCAGAAAATCCTGCCATACTGTGATGAGATTATGATGTTACTACTAGAAAACCTTGGGGTAAGTTCTGCAGAATTATCTTGTGTTACATTTTCAGACGAAGTTATGTTTTAAGAGCTAGAAGTTCTGTTTAATTCAAGCTCAAGTTTAGGTAAGACTACAAATGGACATTTCCTGGGTTCCAGCTCCAGATTGAATTTTCCCTGTGATGATTTGACAGAAGACGGCACTATGTCTAAGGCAATTTGTCCTTCTCTTttgattaatgtggggaagttgactcTATTGGAGTACAAGTTGGTACTGACCACTATTGTATAACTCAAGGGTTTCATTGATATTGAAGAAGATAGAAGTTGCCAAGTAGTGCAGGGTCTGTGGGTTCTTGCATTTAGAACTTTATTTGCTAGAGGAAAAGTAAATGGGGCTTAAGACCACTATGATGGGAAATCGCTGTTCCCAGACCCTTTATGAAACCCCTGATAACTTAAGCAAAGATGCAGATTTCTTTGTTATATCATCTGTGGTTTGAAATTATTAAAGTATTATGATGTAGGTAGCTAACAGTTGAACTGGACCTTCTAATTGAGATGTGATTGTATGTTTCAGAATGTTGGTGTGCATAGATCTGTGAAGCCTCAGATACTCTCAGTTTTTGGTGATATAGCACTGGCAGTTGGTCCTTACTTTAAAAACTATTTGGAAGTTGTATTGACCACGCTCCAGCAGGCAACACAAGCTCAAGTTGATAAGGTAATTACAGTCCATCTAATTGCACTCTTATTGTATGTATTACTGGTATGAAATTTTCTAAGTTAGTGTTATATTTCTAAGAAAAGGTATTAAAGATGACACTTATAAGACATTGCGTAGAGtattagttttaaatgttataatcATATAAAGCAGGCATTGTTTCTGACTGGAAGTGGGACATGTATTCTCAAGTCCCAAGATTAAAAACGTGTTCTGGATACAAAATCAGAAACACTGGAATACGGATTGTATCAACATGAAAAATCTGTTCATCCAACCATATCTTCAATTACACTCCGCAGTCAGTATTTAAAAGGTGCCCCTTATGCCAACTCacattaacctttagtctgctggcggcaagtgattctgcatttgcaaCTAGTGCGGACCAAGATCAGCTACTTATGTAGAAATTTACAATTAACAACTCTGTCACCAGTGTATCAGAGTTAAGTACATGgactgcactgttcactattcagtcagtaaattttcagtgaacacccctttggatGACAAGTGGTTCTgccaaatttgaatgatggaccagttcttaagaaattttgcagggtaaacatattttcatgttgtttCATTTCAGACTGATTATGACATGATAGATTATTTGAATGAACTACGTGAGGGTTGTTTAGAAGCCTATACTGGCATGGTTCAGGGATTGAAAGGAGACAGCGAGTCGCCTAATCGTAAGTCTTCGCTTGGAGTTTTTTTGCTGCCAGTATATTCAGTGAATTTTCAACTTTAATAAATTTGGCTCTTAAAGAATTTATTGCAGAATACCTTTGCAGCCTGTCTTTGCTAGGTCCCTTTATGTATTTGTTAAATAGCCTTTGTGCAGGCATGGAATGATGGCTCAGCTTTTGTTCATACAAGTTAAAAGTTCATGCAGAAGTATGATGAAGACAAATGCTTGTCTAAAACAGGTTCTACTTACATATAACAGCTTCATTTAACCAGTCAGAAGTAGTTTCTCATGGcaaatttttcttcaaaacttgGGGCAGTTCTCATTATCTGGttcatagtaaaaaaaaattgcaaactacTTTGCTTACTATGTATTTTTGGGAGCTTTGAGATGTTCAGATCTgcacatgtttttttctttttcttttaaacttttcaCCAGCGTAATGTCTTTATTACAGCTGATGTTGCTCTGCTCCAACCACATGTGGGCCACATGATATCATTCATAGAACACATAGCCCTTGATGAAGATCATAGTGATAGTAATGTATCAGCATGCTGCGGGTTAATAGGGTACGTATCAAGATTATAAACTTCTAACTTTAATGTCTTATTAATTGGCAATGTCTCGTATTTTGAATTGGGGCCATTTATCTTGCAAGCTGACACATTTTTGTTTGATTAGAAAT is a genomic window of Mercenaria mercenaria strain notata chromosome 18, MADL_Memer_1, whole genome shotgun sequence containing:
- the LOC128550768 gene encoding LOW QUALITY PROTEIN: importin subunit beta-1-like (The sequence of the model RefSeq protein was modified relative to this genomic sequence to represent the inferred CDS: inserted 2 bases in 1 codon; substituted 3 bases at 3 genomic stop codons), whose protein sequence is MDLITILEKTTSSDQTDIEQAQKFLEQAAQQNLPELLKSLSEILKNGTNSPVARMQAGLQLKNALYSKDAALKIEYQQRWLQFPEDVRNFVKLNVLSSLGTETVRPSSAAQCVANVACTELPQGLWPELINTLCNNVTSPGSTEMMKESCLEAIGYICQDIEPEILQTQSNEILTAIVHGMKKEETSNNVQMXATNALLNSLNSQKPIFQKSERHFIMQVVCEATQSEEPCXRAAWECQLRSALYFXHGKYMGPLXFLITMEAMKSDVDDIALQGIEFWSTVCDEEVDLAIELSEAAEAGKPPERTSRFYAKGALQYLVPILLACLTKQEEFDDDDEWNPCKAAGVCLMLMATCCEDDIIQHVLPFVKDNIHHEDWRFRDASVMAFGSILEGPDPTTLKQLVDQALPMLIESLKDPSVIVRDTGAWTIGRVCEILPEAVINEQFLNPLLHALVQGLETEPRVASNVCWAFSSLAEAAFENAEQPEDGSDPATCCLSSYFEQIVHKLMQTADRPDGNQNNLRNAAYEAIMEMMKNSTKDCYQIVLRTLVLVLEKLERVLQMENDIQMSSDRSQYNDLTSLLCATLQSVLRKVTSDDAPQISDQIMSTLLRMFQSSTGKSGGVQEDALLAVSTLTEVLSENFLKYMDAFKPFLFLALKNHAEYQVCIAAVGLVGDLSRALGQKILPYCDEIMMLLLENLGNVGVHRSVKPQILSVFGDIALAVGPYFKNYLEVVLTTLQQATQAQVDKTDYDMIDYLNELREGCLEAYTGMVQGLKGDSESPNPDVALLQPHVGHMISFIEHIALDEDHSDSNVSACCGLIGDLCSTFGASILPLVDKEPITGLLTKGRRSKATKCKTLSTWATKEIRKLKNAAQSW